Proteins encoded together in one Deltaproteobacteria bacterium window:
- a CDS encoding ABC transporter substrate-binding protein has protein sequence MKIGRRITLAALWTMLLVFFAGCGPKASQPLEKIVTGSALTIHTSPVWIAESKGYFREEGLQVEIKTFESGRTALRTMLNAGGLDLVTAARGPVVFNSFTRNDYAVIGCIDYSDNDHQVLARRDRGIKAPADLKGKTIGITAGSSSHFLLGLFLPYYQLQMTDVKLIDMEPARLAQGLKDGRIDVTITWDPFSNEARKALGDKALLLPSKGLYRMDFFLIARKDFIKKRPETLKRFLRAIEKSETFMLNNREVFMIFIVQNIKMDRKVVTAAWDDFRFRLFLDQSLLTSMEDEARWAIRNRLTDSITVPNYLEYIHTAALKAVKPGVVGIAGR, from the coding sequence ATGAAAATCGGCAGGAGAATTACCCTCGCAGCCTTATGGACCATGCTCCTGGTATTTTTCGCCGGCTGCGGCCCAAAGGCCTCGCAGCCGCTTGAAAAGATCGTCACCGGATCAGCTTTGACCATCCATACTTCACCGGTCTGGATAGCCGAAAGCAAGGGCTATTTCCGGGAAGAAGGCCTCCAGGTAGAGATAAAAACGTTTGAATCGGGGCGGACGGCCCTTAGAACGATGTTGAATGCCGGGGGCCTCGATCTGGTCACCGCAGCCCGGGGCCCGGTTGTTTTCAACAGCTTCACCAGGAATGATTATGCCGTTATCGGCTGTATTGACTACTCGGATAATGATCACCAGGTATTGGCCAGGCGGGACAGGGGCATAAAGGCCCCGGCCGACCTGAAAGGCAAGACCATCGGGATAACGGCCGGCTCCTCCAGTCACTTTCTCTTAGGATTATTCCTGCCCTATTACCAGTTGCAGATGACCGACGTCAAATTAATCGATATGGAGCCGGCCCGTTTAGCCCAAGGGCTGAAAGATGGACGGATAGACGTCACAATCACCTGGGACCCGTTCAGCAACGAAGCCAGGAAGGCCTTGGGGGATAAGGCCCTTCTGTTACCCAGCAAGGGTTTGTATCGGATGGATTTTTTTCTTATTGCCCGAAAGGATTTTATAAAAAAACGCCCCGAAACCTTGAAGCGGTTTCTCAGGGCCATTGAAAAAAGCGAAACCTTCATGCTGAACAACCGGGAAGTATTCATGATTTTTATCGTGCAGAATATAAAGATGGATCGTAAAGTCGTCACCGCCGCCTGGGACGATTTCCGATTCAGACTATTCCTGGATCAGTCCCTCCTGACGTCTATGGAGGATGAGGCCAGATGGGCCATTAGAAACCGGTTGACGGATTCAATCACCGTACCGAATTACCTCGAATACATTCATACGGCGGCTTTAAAGGCGGTCAAGCCCGGAGTTGTCGGCATTGCCGGAAGATAG
- the lpxC gene encoding UDP-3-O-[3-hydroxymyristoyl] N-acetylglucosamine deacetylase, translating into MEKKILIVDDEDRVVKSITGVLEDEGFDITTARSGEEALEIFHQREPYVTLLDIWMPGMDGIEVLKRIKGIAPDCQVIMLSGHATISMAMTAVKLGAFDFIEKPLSLDVLLMTVRRAITYQEEILGRPGAIGFGAEEPPPPEKITSFGEAAGDLAELPSSFPLESPPRTQKTSKKKETPYFLQRTLKKSVVLYGTGLHSGMKTGLLLQPLPQNSGILFGNVSSDDVVPLHVDHVKTTDLSTSLKKGLAVAKTIEHLMSAFHAYRITNLMVKMIEEIPIMDGSALKFCNLVEEAGVEEQEEKVEELIIDRRFEISNGNKSLVIEPAEVFSVHYFLDYPFPIGQQTFDFILENEEDFKKEIAPARTFGFLKDMEMLERLGLGEGGRLYNFILVDDQKVVNTELRFPDEFVRHKILDLIGDFYLLNRPIRGKVTARLTGHTENFYMMKKLFEEMVAGPRLYG; encoded by the coding sequence ATGGAAAAAAAAATCCTCATCGTAGATGATGAGGACCGGGTGGTTAAATCCATTACCGGTGTTCTGGAAGATGAAGGATTTGACATCACCACGGCCAGGAGCGGGGAAGAGGCCCTTGAAATCTTCCATCAGAGAGAACCCTATGTGACGCTCCTCGATATCTGGATGCCGGGCATGGATGGTATCGAAGTATTGAAACGGATCAAAGGGATTGCCCCGGATTGCCAGGTAATCATGCTTTCCGGACATGCCACGATTTCGATGGCCATGACCGCCGTTAAATTAGGTGCCTTTGATTTTATTGAAAAACCTCTATCCCTTGATGTGCTCCTCATGACGGTCCGCCGGGCCATCACCTACCAGGAAGAGATCCTTGGGCGCCCAGGGGCCATCGGATTCGGCGCCGAGGAGCCCCCCCCACCGGAAAAAATAACCTCTTTCGGAGAAGCCGCCGGAGACCTGGCTGAACTTCCATCCTCCTTTCCTTTGGAATCCCCCCCACGGACCCAAAAGACGTCGAAGAAAAAAGAAACCCCCTATTTTCTACAGCGGACCCTTAAAAAGAGTGTGGTCCTTTATGGGACGGGACTCCATTCCGGCATGAAAACAGGTCTGCTGTTACAGCCTCTTCCTCAAAACAGCGGTATACTCTTTGGAAACGTCTCTTCCGATGACGTCGTTCCTTTGCATGTCGACCATGTTAAAACCACGGATCTCTCCACTTCGCTCAAGAAGGGTCTGGCGGTTGCCAAGACGATCGAACACCTGATGTCCGCCTTTCATGCCTATCGGATTACAAACCTGATGGTTAAAATGATCGAAGAGATTCCGATTATGGACGGCTCGGCCCTGAAGTTTTGCAATCTGGTGGAGGAAGCCGGTGTGGAGGAACAGGAGGAAAAGGTCGAGGAACTGATTATTGACCGTCGATTTGAAATTTCCAATGGCAATAAATCATTGGTCATCGAGCCGGCAGAGGTCTTTTCGGTTCATTATTTCCTGGACTATCCTTTTCCCATCGGGCAACAAACCTTCGATTTCATCCTGGAAAATGAGGAAGACTTTAAGAAAGAGATCGCTCCGGCCCGGACCTTCGGTTTTCTCAAAGATATGGAGATGCTTGAGCGTCTGGGATTGGGGGAAGGAGGAAGACTGTACAATTTCATCCTGGTGGATGATCAAAAAGTGGTCAATACCGAACTCCGCTTCCCCGATGAATTTGTCCGTCACAAAATCCTGGATCTTATCGGAGACTTTTATCTGCTCAACCGGCCGATCAGGGGAAAAGTCACGGCCCGCCTGACCGGCCACACGGAAAATTTTTATATGATGAAGAAACTTTTTGAGGAGATGGTTGCCGGCCCGAGACTCTACGGATAA
- a CDS encoding CbbQ/NirQ/NorQ/GpvN family protein, with the protein MSKHEKPEKFEKGEFMVSKEPYYLPQGNEIAIFEAAQANKLPVLLNGPTGSGKTRLVEHMAWRLKLPLYTVACHDDLSANDLTGRYIIKGDEVEWIDGPLLTAVREGGIAYLDEVVEARKDVTVVIHPLTDHRRYLPVEKRSKIFQAPEGFMLVMSYNPNYQSMLKELKPSTRQRFVSINLGWPIEELEIRIVSREAGVDESTAQKLVKAANRIRNLVHQGLEEGVSTRELVYAGTLLRTGLPIKDSLQATMIEPLTYDQDLKKSIEEVLRNYFSF; encoded by the coding sequence ATGTCCAAGCACGAAAAACCGGAGAAATTCGAGAAGGGAGAGTTTATGGTATCCAAGGAACCTTATTATCTCCCTCAGGGAAATGAGATTGCCATTTTTGAGGCGGCCCAGGCCAATAAACTGCCGGTTCTGCTCAACGGACCCACGGGAAGCGGAAAGACCAGGCTGGTGGAACACATGGCCTGGCGGCTCAAACTTCCTCTCTATACGGTAGCTTGTCATGATGATCTCAGTGCCAATGACCTGACCGGGCGCTATATTATCAAGGGGGATGAGGTGGAATGGATCGACGGACCGCTCCTGACAGCGGTACGTGAGGGGGGCATTGCCTATCTGGATGAAGTCGTTGAAGCCCGGAAGGATGTAACCGTCGTGATCCATCCCCTGACCGACCATCGCCGGTATCTACCGGTGGAAAAACGGAGTAAAATCTTCCAGGCCCCGGAAGGGTTCATGCTGGTCATGAGCTATAATCCCAACTACCAGAGTATGCTCAAGGAGCTCAAGCCCAGCACCAGGCAGCGGTTTGTATCGATCAACCTGGGCTGGCCCATTGAGGAGCTGGAAATACGCATTGTCAGCCGTGAGGCCGGGGTGGATGAATCGACAGCCCAAAAGCTGGTCAAGGCAGCCAACCGTATACGGAATCTGGTCCATCAGGGATTGGAAGAGGGCGTATCGACACGGGAGCTGGTCTACGCCGGAACGCTCCTCCGGACCGGTTTGCCGATAAAAGATTCTCTTCAAGCCACCATGATCGAGCCCCTGACCTATGACCAGGATCTGAAAAAAAGCATCGAAGAGGTGTTGAGGAATTACTTCAGTTTTTAG